A single region of the Triticum dicoccoides isolate Atlit2015 ecotype Zavitan chromosome 2B, WEW_v2.0, whole genome shotgun sequence genome encodes:
- the LOC119368144 gene encoding dynein light chain 1, cytoplasmic-like encodes MLEGKATVEDTDMATKMQLQATSAASRALDRFDVLDCRSITTHIKKEFDTVHGPGWQCVVGCSFGCYFTHSKGSFIYFKFELLRFLVFKGMADEQPLPC; translated from the exons ATGCTGGAAGGGAAGGCGACGGTGGAGGACACCGACATGGCGACCAAGATGCAGCTGCAGGCCACGTCGGCAGCGTCCAGGGCGCTCGACCGCTTCGACGTCCTCGATTGCCGGAGCATCACGACGCACATTAAGAAG GAGTTCGACACGGTCCATGGCCCGGGGTGGCAGTGCGTGGTGGGCTGCAGCTTCGGCTGCTACTTCACGCACAGCAAGGGGAGCTTCATATACTTCAAGTTCGAGTTGCTCAGGTTCCTCGTCTTCAAAGGCATGGCGGATGAGCAACCGCTGCC